A window of the Lysinibacillus irui genome harbors these coding sequences:
- a CDS encoding replication-associated recombination protein A, translated as MHNEPLAFRMRPLTLDEIVGHQDFIGPNTALYKMIQNEHVPSMLLYGEPGIGKTSIANAIAGSSKLPFFALNATRAGKKDVEDIVQEARISGKVLLFLDEIHRFNKLQQDTLLPHVENGSIVLIGATTENPYHDVNPAIRSRCGEIYQLKRLTKDHLIELIKKALADEKRGLGKYHFALTDAQIEQIAGAANGDARKALTLLESIYYASDEVDGQAIAADHIIEHLISRIGVYGDKKGSHFYNLLSALQKSVRGSDTNAALYYLAHLLETGDLVAVCRRLLVMAYEDIGLANPEVGPHMLAAVQAAERLGLPEARIPLASAVIEMCLSSKSNSAIAAIDAAITAIHEGRTGDIPHHLRDAHYEGAKDLGHVGYQYPHNTPIGTFGGWVDQQYLPDELVGTEFYKPVIAGEEKRMAGIYEKLKSFHQ; from the coding sequence ATGCACAATGAACCACTCGCTTTTCGAATGCGTCCTTTAACCCTTGATGAGATTGTTGGTCATCAGGATTTCATTGGTCCCAACACAGCCCTTTATAAAATGATTCAAAACGAACATGTACCTTCGATGTTGCTATACGGAGAGCCCGGCATTGGTAAAACATCTATCGCGAATGCTATTGCAGGAAGCTCAAAGCTCCCTTTCTTTGCACTGAATGCAACTCGTGCTGGTAAAAAAGATGTGGAAGATATTGTACAAGAAGCTAGAATTTCCGGAAAAGTACTCCTTTTTTTAGATGAGATTCATCGTTTCAATAAATTACAGCAGGATACTTTATTACCACATGTTGAAAACGGCTCCATTGTATTGATTGGTGCTACAACGGAAAATCCTTACCATGATGTGAATCCAGCTATCCGTTCACGTTGTGGGGAGATTTATCAACTAAAACGGCTAACAAAAGATCATTTAATTGAGCTTATAAAAAAAGCTCTAGCGGATGAAAAACGAGGCCTTGGTAAATATCATTTTGCATTAACTGATGCTCAAATCGAACAAATTGCTGGAGCAGCTAATGGAGATGCACGAAAGGCATTGACTTTACTTGAATCTATTTACTATGCAAGCGATGAGGTGGATGGGCAAGCCATTGCAGCTGACCACATCATTGAGCACCTCATTAGCCGCATTGGTGTTTATGGCGATAAAAAAGGTTCTCATTTTTATAATTTACTATCTGCCTTGCAAAAATCTGTACGAGGTAGTGACACAAATGCCGCTTTATATTATTTAGCGCATTTATTAGAAACAGGTGATTTAGTAGCTGTCTGCAGACGACTCCTTGTTATGGCCTACGAAGACATAGGTTTAGCCAATCCTGAAGTCGGCCCTCATATGTTGGCAGCAGTCCAAGCAGCAGAACGACTCGGATTACCAGAAGCGCGAATACCACTTGCAAGTGCTGTTATTGAAATGTGTTTATCATCCAAATCCAATTCCGCTATTGCTGCAATTGATGCTGCCATAACGGCCATTCATGAAGGGAGAACAGGTGATATTCCACACCATTTACGCGATGCTCATTATGAAGGTGCGAAAGATTTAGGGCATGTCGGCTACCAATACCCACATAACACGCCGATTGGCACTTTTGGCGGTTGGGTGGATCAGCAATATTTACCCGATGAGCTTGTAGGAACAGAATTTTATAAACCGGTGATTGCTGGTGAAGAAAAACGAATGGCAGGCATTTACGAAAAGCTCAAATCATTTCATCAATAA